From a region of the Calliphora vicina chromosome 4, idCalVici1.1, whole genome shotgun sequence genome:
- the LOC135957877 gene encoding pyridoxal phosphate phosphatase PHOSPHO2: MLHPQLLNGLEIKLLLRCCCNKQLAVSTIKQKGSSALLNPKSKTGVYLATTIATETTKGLHKFDVEKIKMMNNEIITTSSQENVPPSAVATDTDLSTTTSSSTTGDQSMKINDKVIKKYLAAFDFDYTVVAQNTDTVIRDLLPPDRLTKDMQDIIEVQGWTEYMAEVFRRLHACHIKPDKILQTIHGIPEVPGFVRMLKRLNTKYGCDLIVISDSNSLFIEEWIKSHGLQENFTKVFTNPAQFDDAGLLTIKPYHHQTDCRLSAVNLCKGKVLEHFMIEQDLRHNITYERVIYVGDGNNDICPVTKLRNRDVACAREGFAMAKTLAKNPMKLKVRAEFIIWKSGFDLLDQLERHMNKLIKQQEKEQEQQQSSVTDIAQTSNTETTKVH, encoded by the coding sequence ATGTTGCATCCACAGCTGTTGAACGGccttgaaataaaattattattacgcTGTTGTTGCAACAAACAATTGGCAGTGTCAACAATTAAACAGAAGGGCAGCAGTGCATTATTAAATCCAAAATCTAAAACAGGTGTCTATTTAGCAACCACAATAGCAACAGAAACAACCAAAGGGCTGCATAAATTTGATGTTGAAAAGATAAAGATGATGAATAACGAAATAATAACAACGTCATCTCAAGAAAATGTGCCTCCATCAGCGGTTGCAACAGATACAGATTTATCAACAACgacatcatcatcaacaacaggTGATCAAAGTATGAAAATAAAtgataaagttattaaaaaatacttggCTGCATTTGATTTTGATTACACAGTGGTGGCCCAGAATACAGACACGGTCATACGTGACCTCTTGCCGCCCGATAGACTAACCAAAGATATGCAGGACATCATCGAGGTACAAGGTTGGACCGAGTATATGGCCGAAGTATTTCGTCGTCTACATGCCTGCCATATAAAACCAGACAAAATTCTACAAACCATTCACGGTATACCCGAGGTGCCTGGTTTTGTTAGAATGCTAAAGAGGCTCAACACCAAATATGGTTGCGATTTAATTGTCATTAGTGATTCCAATAGTCTTTTCATAGAAGAATGGATCAAGTCGCATGGTCTGCAAGAGAATTTCACAAAAGTCTTTACCAATCCGGCACAATTCGATGACGCAGGACTGCTGACCATAAAGCCATACCATCATCAAACTGATTGTCGTCTCAGTGCTGTAAATCTGTGCAAGGGTAAAGTATTGGAACATTTTATGATTGAACAAGATTTGCGACATAACATCACCTATGAACGTGTCATTTACGTGGGAGATGGCAACAATGACATATGCCCCGTTACCAAGTTGAGGAATCGCGATGTGGCTTGTGCCCGAGAAGGTTTTGCCATGGCCAAAACATTGGCCAAAAACCCCATGAAACTAAAAGTACGTGCCGAATTTATTATCTGGAAAAGCGGTTTTGATCTCTTGGACCAGCTAGAACGCCATATGAATAAATTGATAAAGCAACAGGAAAAGGAACAAGAGCAGCAACAGTCATCAGTGACGGATATTGCACAAACATCCAACACGGAAACTACCAAAGTCCATTAG
- the e(y)3 gene encoding supporter of activation of yellow protein produces MNVTNRRKSTDADTPTTQPTQQQQQQHQQLLAYVSCRQAATASATTTTTRTRQEQLQPFQQRVHVVEEDNDDQEQVVTSTSSDCLLPLAAEGEGEEVNLELEALVTSPARITSSTNNYEILTYNSDSLSLEEMVMPSTSDNSRLDREGSTTTAAAATSASLNPTTHHLSINTRIIKSNNDMVARDTTPTTVAEAGDGGGGSIGADRGGASTSSNSSDMVNENHKIILKLPKPSSAATTESQLPNSLVEDDLRKVEPLKINLHNTHHTSHHTPKITIKPIVKEPPAEVLMSSEECSSSAEDEMVSKLNASEPHIVPKLTIRANNDEHSTIVPKLTIKINDSTNASSDGHNTQPAANTPPLPKLTIKTGQDGHSESIITNISPASSTTSSSSSSLASFSSSSTSTNSNMATNSSSSHVIPKLTIKPLQKSHETAEINHPTIPKLCIKGNMICGEVNASEDATTSKIPKLTIKTGQEHAVIITQHNDHTNALGGIPKLTIKTKSLDLVEDSNASNADSLPNEKIPKITIKTNSMDSPNIVLPKRSIIKSQLESSPLSPKQAVPKLTITRQQNDMVVTNKHTINTEEECAGSIPKMTIKTQSKIETVPKLTIKNISSQQRPPSTKESGTESDAEDDEGEMIGVNSSVKAQTCKTVPKLTIKNLGSPQQKLTIVQETTAEVNKTNTSNSAAAHAAPVVDIINANILVSSPADTDEFADLLTVDNAGESSNSQEFCGFNDNTADSASKVVVITAANNMVVQDSESEIRRNSDDMDIDEDLQTVHEPQIFQNDIHFKGQTPDMPELLNGKIHHPKVTQIIDTVDLTSSPSRSCSPSQFDYNDDSNSAIAQVNNLAMPGTNILLERLQRETTVIQNTQQLKQQLQQTENSTTIPPPLQPKPNAIQTSPPASLKYPQLAERLMANGTSPNSGSNSNNNNTHSLPSQTLSSKEENIIDSIEILDTPEGSPRNSLDECPENLQLINEKVPSNLPNGLHYPKDSDNILSFNNNNSNLKRHALATNLAGQTNQTNHVEENNIGELAIPPSKQRRLNNDAINTKNSQLIVNNNNDLINQKVLTNSLEELNKTTSPGAVLTQPNDFNCLKQTTMTLTSHQRARKQKHEHLLPIAMEEVIESSQTNSNDSFELPAENNSNEQANENSTPVQKRRGRPKKSIVNITTLNNEVNSLTPQLTNPAQKEETPLTDSTSKSRRVQLLRKRLAIDMVDADEPLRVLDELESSGNIVGAASEDDKNENLELETQKRLRTPLRTSRRSNTPTVVQMESKTKQRPPSSLAMDNNNKKSSSLLKQNNENALNSFLESNSSIPSSACSNSSATLASTVQDITTAHSLSMATQIDLTMSSSSSNSNGSTTNTITTVEANISSNATPGLVLGSAGNTVCIGVVGGGGGSSNNSMLPPTTILSSSDPLPDVIFKPNDFSSILATQQLRAPMFSAVDSVQNESQDEDMADDVSGPDNSGDDSASSSSMSTTPGRGRGRGRASRGGRGRGYKAHRLGRNASAVSKTIAMNRPRCVGALKHTPDPDRIKGLYSPSPSVFEEDTRMSADLTQNITQPEPPQTPTRQPDFLNNEESQSSIISNTSILDPNNVAALQNGSAVKKPMKRKKMEVCVAEDAELTVSSIAEYDWPPPKGCCPSKNRDTFMIQEQVALYLGIKSFKRKYPDLPRRQIDMEERNYLQEKSLVSEKMCDLGITAVWASDILDIMYTDFYDKYEEYKDFVRQKHLREIEAKQKSLGLNVAGRGLQARERAMLSTSKWNAYFNRTRKEERLSFLDLQTLTVNKPSPATAPIAAIPNRPVAEAVARAAKAEKIPQPPTLMKERVWEPLRPREAYYPLSLVPGQFCETYYDYTAQELRQFPLNTVLQPASRMLPQKEETTDTDSAAETIDFADGDKASSISASERLNKQRRIRRIRAKHTRKLNNVEFKVPPLPGAVSNSSTESSSSSSGDSSSDTDSDTSTCCSSSSDDSSDDEISPATCGVCQHPQNRNLKDIPELFVQCYTCRRKVHPSCIEMPHRMANRVRSYNWQCADCKCCIKCKRKQDQNKMLFCEQCDRGFHIYCLSIKAVPDGRWSCERCSICMRCGATKPEGLPIIQPNGEKPKVKHRKLKWINEYRIDHVTKLREHCSMLCVPCGRAKHVKRVHINTHNNTTNTYITSPGSTSSALSPSSQNTQSPTSSSAAATTILPQISPNTNNGNNVSLNTAISNAAATTQFSNTNTTSTILSANNSNNTTTTASSNTTTAATAKSLESKDSISLTNSPTLIATTPQNTPTTVTAQTSTTTTNSLPSLLNANATATTGTAATTTTTTASGGAPPVVA; encoded by the exons ATGAATGTTACAAATCGACGAAAATCAACGGATGCAGATACACCAACAACACAACCaacccaacaacaacagcagcagcatcagcagCTATTAGCCTATGTCAGTTGTCGTCAGGCGGCTACAGCCTCAGCAACAACGACCACAACTCGAACAAGACAAGAACAGCTTCAGCCTTTTCAGCAAAGAGTTCACGTGGTAGAGGAGGATAACGACGATCAAGAACAGGTGGTTACTTCAACATCTAGTGATTGTCTGTTACCTTTGGCGGCCGAGGGTGAAGGCGaagaagtaaacttagaatTAGAGGCTTTAGTTACATCACCGGCTCGCATTACCAGCAGCAcaaataattatgaaatattaacaTATAATTCCGATTCATTGTCGCTCGAAGAGATGGTCATGCCTTCAACATCAGACAACTCCAGATTGGACAGGGAAGGCagtacaacaacagcagcagcagcaacatcagcATCTTTAAACCCCACAACACATCATCTTAGTATTAATACGCGGATTATAAAGTCAAACAACGATATGGTAGCTAGAGATACTACCCCAACCACAGTGGCTGAGGCTGGAGATGGTGGAGGCGGGAGCATAGGTGCAGACCGTGGTGGTGCTTCCACCAGCAGTAATTCCTCCGATATGGTTaacgaaaatcataaaattatattaaaactgCCCAAACCATCGTCGGCGGCCACTACAGAATCTCAACTTCCTAATTCCCTTGTAGAGGATGATTTGCGAAAAGTGGAACCTTTGAAAATCAATCTACACAATACCCATCACACCTCTCACCACACGCCCAAGATCACTATTAAGCCTATAGTCAAGGAACCACCCGCCGAAGTACTAATGTCATCGGAAGAATGTTCTTCATCGGCTGAAGATGAAATGGTCAGCAAATTGAACGCCTCAGAACCGCACATTGTGCCGAAATTGACAATACGTGCTAACAATGACGAACATTCAACCATTGTACCAAAATTAaccattaaaataaatgattcCACAAATGCCAGCTCCGATGGCCATAATACCCAGCCGGCTGCTAATACCCCACCCTTACCAAAGTTAACCATCAAAACTGGACAAGATGGCCACAGTGAATCAATTATAACAAATATATCACCCGCTTCCTCAACCACCTCCTCTTCATCATCTTCTTTGGCTTCATTCTCATCTTCATCGACTTCTACAAATTCGAATATGGCCACAAATTCCAGCTCGTCACATGTTATACCCAAGTTGACCATAAAACCTTTACAAAAATCTCACGAAACAGCGGAAATCAATCATCCTACTATACCCAAATTATGCATAAAAGGCAATATGATTTGTGGCGAAGTTAATGCATCCGAAGATGCTACCACCTCGAAAATACCCAAACTTACCATTAAAACGGGTCAGGAACATGCAGTCATTATAACACAACATAATGATCATACCAATGCCTTGGGCGGCATACCGAAATTAACTATTAAAACCAAATCCTTGGATTTAGTAGAGGATTCCAATGCTAGTAATGCGGACAGTTTACCGAAtgaaaaaatacccaaaattacCATTAAAACTAATAGCATGGACTCGCCCAATATTGTGTTACCCAAACGAAGCATAATAAAGTCGCAATTGGAAAGCAGTCCTTTATCACCCAAACAAGCAGTGCCTAAATTGACCATAACGCGTCAACAAAATGATATGGTTGTTACTAACAAACATACAATAAACACTGAGGAAGAATGTGCCGGCTCTATACCGAAAATGACAATCAAAACTCAAAGTAAAATTGAAACTGTGCCtaaattaaccataaaaaatATTAGCAGTCAACAAAGGCCGCCCTCGACAAAAGAAAGCGGAACGGAAAGTGATGCAGAAGATGATGAAGGAGAAATGATAGGAGTGAATAGTAGTGTTAAAGCCCAAACTTGTAAGACAGTGCCGAAATTAACCATCAAGAATTTAGGTTCGCCCCAGCAAAAGTTGACTATAGTGCAGGAAACAACAGCGGAGGTGAATAAAACTAATACTAGCAACAGTGCAGCTGCACATGCCGCTCCTGTGGTGGACATAATTAATGCCAATATATTAGTTTCTTCTCCGGCGGACACAGATGAGTTTGCTGATTTGTTAACTGTAGACAATGCGGGAGAATCTAGTAACTCCCAAGAGTTTTGTGGTTTCAATGACAATACCGCTGATTCCGCTTCAAAAGTGGTAGTTATAACAGCTGCTAACAATATGGTGGTTCAGGATAGCGAATCTGAAATACGTCGCAATTCTGATGATATGGACATTGATGAAGACTTGCAGACCGTTCATGAACctcaaatctttcaaaatgatATACACTTTAAGGGTCAAACACCAGACATGCCCGAGTTGTTAAATGGCAAAATACACCATCCAAAGGTAACACAAATTATTGATACAGTGGACTTGACCTCCTCTCCGTCGCGCAGTTGTTCTCCCTCCCAGTTTGATTACAACGATGACAGTAATTCTGCAATAGCACAAGTCAATAACTTAGCTATGCCCGGCACAAACATACTGTTGGAGAGATTGCAAAGAGAGACTACTGTCATAcaaaatacccagcagttaaagCAGCAATTACAGCAAACAGAAAATAGCACCACAATTCCACCACCCTTGCAGCCAAAACCTAATGCCATACAAACTTCACCGCCAGCCTCCTTGAAATATCCCCAATTGGCTGAACGTTTAATGGCAAATGGTACTAGTCCAAATAGCGGCAGcaacagtaacaacaacaacacacacaGTCTGCCTTCACAAACCCTCAGCTCCAAAGAGGAGAATATCATAGATTCTATAGAGATCCTGGATACGCCTGAGGGTAGTCCACGAAATTCTCTAGATGAGTGTCCGGAAAATTTGCAACTCATCAATGAAAAAGTTCCAAGTAACCTGCCTAATGGTCTACACTATCCCAAGGATAGCGATAATATATTATCctttaataataacaattccAACTTAAAGCGTCATGctttagcaacaaatttggccggCCAAACAAATCAAACAAATCATGTAGAGGAGAATAACATTGGCGAACTAGCAATACCGCCCTCCAAACAGAGAAGGCTAAATAATGATGCTATCAATACCAAAAACTCCCAATTgattgtaaataataataatgatttaataaatcaaaaagtATTAACAAATTCACTGGAGGAATTGAACAAAACAACGTCTCCAGGTGCTGTTTTGACTCAGCCAAACGATTTTAATTGTTTGAAACAAACCACAATGACGCTAACAAGTCATCAGAGAGCACGTAAACAAAAACATGAACATCTTTTACCCATAGCCATGGAAGAAGTGATAGAATCAAGTCAAACCAATTCCAATGACAGTTTCGAATTGCCAGCAGAAAACAACAGCAATGAACAAGCTAATGAGAATTCTACACCCGTCCAAAAGAGACGAGGAAGGCCAAAGAAATCTATCGTCAACATTACCACACTCAATAACGAGGTTAACTCCTTAACCCCACAATTGACCAACCCCGCCCAAAAAGAAGAAACACCGCTAACCGATTCAACTTCCAAGTCAAGGCGGGTTCAATTGCTGCGTAAACGTTTGGCCATTGATATGGTGGATGCTGACGAGCCTTTACGCGTGTTAGATGAATTAGAATCATCTGGCAATATTGTGGGTGCAGCAAGCGAGGATGATAAAAATGAAAACCTTGAATTGGAAACACAGAAAAGGTTAAGGACTCCTCTACGCACTTCTAGACGTAGCAATACACCCACAGTGGTACAAATGGAAAGTAAGACAAAGCAGCGACCCCCCTCCTCACTAGCCATggacaataataacaaaaagtcATCGTCTCTACttaaacaaaacaatgaaaatgcTCTCAATAGTTTTCTAGAATCGAATTCCTCCATTCCTTCTTCAGCCTGTTCAAATAGTTCTGCTACCCTAGCATCAACGGTACAAGATATAACTACGGCTCACAGCCTCTCTATGGCCACACAAATTGACTTGACCATGTCCTCGTCATCGAGCAATAGTAATGGCAGTACTACCAACACCATAACCACCGTTGAGGCCAACATCTCGAGCAATGCCACGCCGGGTCTTGTGCTGGGCAGTGCAGGTAACACGGTTTGTATTGGTGTGGTTGGTGGTGGCGGCGGCAGCAGTAACAATTCTATGTTACCACCCACTACCATACTGTCGTCTTCAGATCCCTTACCCGATGTTATATTCAAACCTAATGATTTCTCATCTATATTGGCGACACAACAATTGCGCGCCCCCATGTTCAGTGCAGTGGACAGTGTTCAGAATGAGTCTCAAGATGAAGATATGGCCGATGACGTTAGTGGTCCAGATAATTCGGGAG ATGACTCAGCAAGTTCTTCTTCAATGTCTACAACACCCGGACGAGGTCGTGGTCGGGGTAGAGCTTCGCGAGGTGGTCGAGGCCGGGGTTACAAAGCACATCGCTTGGGACGTAATGCTAGTGCTGTATCAAAAACAATTGCTATGAATCGACCACGCTGTGTGGGTGCTCTTAAGCATACACCAGATCCGGACCGGATTAAAGGTCTATATAGCCCC tcgCCTTCGGTATTTGAAGAAGACACCCGTATGAGCGCTGATTTAACGCAAAACATTACACAACCTGAGCCTCCTCAAACTCCAACAAG GCAACCCGATTTCCTAAATAATGAAGAATCCCAGTCATCGATTATAAGCAACACAAGTATTTTGGATCCCAATAATGTGGCAGCATTACAGAATGGTTCAGCGGTTAAAAAACCAATGAAACGCAAGAAAATGGAAGTTTGTGTAGCCGAAGA TGCCGAATTGACAGTTTCATCTATAGCCGAGTACGATTGGCCTCCACCCAAAGGTTGTTGTCCCTCGAAAAATCGCGATACTTTTATGATACAAGAGCAAGTGGCTTTGTACTTGggtattaaaagttttaaacgTAAATATCCCGATCTGCCACGGCGACAAATCGACATGGAAGAGCGTAATTATTTGCAAGAAAAATCCTTGGTATCTGAGAAAATGTGTGATTTGGGCATCACGGCTGTTTGGGCCTCCGATATATTGGACATAATGTATACAGATTTTTATGATAAGTACGAAGAGTATAAGGATTTTGTTAGGCAAAAACATTTACGCGAAATAGAGGCTAAACAAAAGTCACTGGGTTTAAATGTGGCAGGACGTGGTTTACAGGCCAGAGAAAGGGCCATGTTATCCACCAGTAAATGGAATGCCTATTTCAATAGAAC CCGCAAAGAGGAACGTTTGTCTTTTTTGGATTTGCAAACCTTAACTGTTAATAAGCCTAGTCCGGCTACAGCCCCCATTGCTGCTATACCCAACCGTCCGGTAGCCGAAGCTGTGGCGCGAGCCGCCAAAGCAGAAAAAATTCCACAACCTCCCACGTTAATGAAAGAACGTGTATGGGAACCCTTAAGGCCAAGAGAAGCTTACTATCCCTTGTCTTTAGTGCCTGGACAATTTTGTGAAACTTATTATGACTATACGGCACAGGAATTAag ACAATTCCCCCTCAATACTGTGCTGCAACCAGCCAGTCGTATGCTGCCACAAAAAGAAGAAACCACAGATACTGATTCAGCGGCTGAAACTATTGATTTTGCAGATGGCGATAAAGCTTCAAGTATCAGTGCGTCCGAACGTCTCAACAAACAAAGGCGTATACGTAGAATACGTGCAAAACATACacgtaaattaaataatgttgaATTTAAAGTACCACCTCTACCGGGAGCGGTTTCAAATAGTTCCACTGAATCCAGTTCATCATCATCGGGTGATTCTTCATCGGATACG GATTCTGATACATCAACATGCTGTTCTTCATCGTCTGATGATTCCAGCGATGACGAAATTTCACCTGCCACCTGTGGTGTTTGTCAACATCCACAAAATCGTAATCTCAAAGATATACCCGAATTATTTGTTCAATGTTATACCTGCAGACGTAAAg tacaTCCCAGTTGCATTGAAATGCCCCACCGTATGGCTAACAGAGTACGCAGCTATAATTGGCAGTGTGCCGATTGCAAATGTTGCATTAAATGTAAACGAAAACAAGATCAAAATAAAATGCTGTTCTGTGAGCAATGCGATCGAGGTTTTCACATTTATTGTCTCTCTATTAAGGCAGTGCCTGATG GTCGTTGGAGTTGTGAACGTTGTAGTATTTGTATGCGTTGTGGTGCCACCAAACCCGAGGGTTTACCCATTATCCAGCCAAACGGTGAGAAACCCAAAGTGAAGCATAGAAAACTAAAATGGATCAACGAATATCGTATTGATCATGTAACCAAACTACGTGAACATTGTTCCATGTTGTGTGTGCCCTGTGGGCGAGCAAAACATGTTAAACGTGTACACATAAATACGCATAACAATACAACCAATACGTATATAACATCACCGGGATCGACTAGCAGTGCTTTAAGTCCTAGCAGTCAGAATACACAATCAcctacatcatcatcagcagcagcaacaactataCTACCACAAATATCACCAAACACTAACAACGGCAATAACGTAAGCTTAAATACGGCAATTTCAAATGCTGCTGCTACAACACAATTTTCGAATACTAATACAACATCAACAATATTATCAGcaaacaatagcaacaacaccACCACTACCGCCTCCTCCAACACTACCACAGCAGCAACTGCTAAATCGTTAGAAAGTAAAGATTCCATAAGTTTAACAAATTCCCCAACTTTAATTGCAACAACACCTCAGAACACTCCGACCACAGTCACCGCCCAAACTAGCACCACTACCACCAACTCACTACCTTCATTGTTAAATGCAAATGCTACAGCAACTACAGGGACTGCTGCAACAACGACTACAACAACAGCAAGTGGCGGTGCTCCACCAGTGGTTGCCTGA